CCAACTTGCTGCAAAATATTTGTAACAATGAGAACTTCAAACAAAATAtgtattacattacattacagcGTCAAACATAAATCATAATGAGCAGATGGAAAATTCATATAAAGACACCTGAACACGTTCCCATGTCTGAGCAACACTAAGAGGACCATGCTCCTTCAGGATTTCAAAAATGGCCCTTGTGATGGTTTGATTCTGCTCCGGCCTAAACCTAGGCTCTAATGCCTTCATTGCTGGTTTTGGCTTTGTACCAAGATATTTTACTGCTGTGGTGAACATGATGTTTTCCTTAGATTATATCTGCAACAGAATTGATTGGTTAGAACTTTCAGTAGGTACTTTAACTAATGAAGCTTTAGTCCAACTTTTGATCATCTTATATATTTAACACTAACTTAAGAAGTACTGTACAATAAATCCTTAGTGTGCAAATCTTTTTTGAAGAGCAACACCATATCACCAACCACCACAAGCCAACTAGCACTTAAAAAGAAGTATCATATGACACCTAAGTCTACAATTTAAGCTATATATGCAGGGCACACTACTTTCAATGCCACAATTTAACAGTTTCTAGGGCTTTGATGAATAACAAAAGTACGAAACAACCAACATCTAATAGGGAACTTGCGTAGCCAAAACGATAATTGCACTTAGTCACACTGAATCTTCTATGAACACTGATTTTACTAACACGGGCGATAGAAGTTGGTTGGCATCCCTTACATCAACCCGTTCGATCTGCTCATACCTTACTAGACATCTCAGTATCACCCATTTGGACCCGTAATCATGGTTCTGACATACCCAAAACAACCCGTGAGCTAAATTATTTTACCGACACCAAACCAGTTTTTCTTCTTCGGATTTGAGATTGCCAGGTCTATATGAGAACATAAACAGACAATACCAAAGGCAAAAACTTAAAGCCAAACAAAACTGAAATTAAACGTTTTAGAATACGAAAAAGCATACGTACAAGGCGCTGCTAAAGGCACACAATATGCTATGAAGTTGTATTAGGTCTTACATTTAAAGGCTTCCTTTTATCTTTTTGTTGGTCTAACTGTGAGATTTCAGCTAATGAATCGATATCGATGCAAAAGAAACTTAAATATCTCTAATTTTAATATCAGAATTCCGATTTTTCCAATCTTCAAATTGTAAAAACCGATCTTGCAAAAAGCAGtactttaattagttttttttttattattaatcgaaTTGCAAATATTGATCTTGCAAAAAACAATACCATTAACTTAAACAAAATCCACATTTCTTTAAAAGTTAATCAtcacttaataaaaaaa
The Erigeron canadensis isolate Cc75 chromosome 2, C_canadensis_v1, whole genome shotgun sequence DNA segment above includes these coding regions:
- the LOC122589310 gene encoding uncharacterized protein LOC122589310, which codes for MFTTAVKYLGTKPKPAMKALEPRFRPEQNQTITRAIFEILKEHGPLSVAQTWERVQQVGVPDLTSKTQMKTVLRWMKERQKLKQICNHVGPNKQFLYTTWFTKPPTVTQPRATRVKS